From a single Myotis daubentonii chromosome 5, mMyoDau2.1, whole genome shotgun sequence genomic region:
- the WNT9A gene encoding protein Wnt-9a, translating into MLDGPLLARWLAVAFALTLLLAALRPSAAYFGLTGSEPLTILPLTLEPEAAVQAHYKACDRLKLERKQRRMCRRDPGVAETLVEAVSMSALECQYQFRFERWNCTLEGRYRASLLKRGFKETAFLYAISSAGLTHALAKACSAGRMERCTCDEAPDLENREAWQWGGCGDNLKYSSKFVKEFLGRRSSKDLRARVDFHNNLVGVKVIKAGVETTCKCHGVSGSCTVRTCWRQLAPFHEVGKRLKYKYETALKVGSTTNEAAGEAGAISPPRGRASGTGGDPLPHTPELVHLDDSPSFCLAGRFSPGTAGRRCHREKNCESICCGRGHNTQSRVVTRPCQCQVRWCCYVECRQCTQREEVYTCKG; encoded by the exons GCTGACCGGCAGCGAGCCCCTGACCATCCTCCCGCTGACCCTGGAGCCCGAGGCAGCCGTACAGGCACACTACAAGGCCTGCGACCGGCTGAAGCTGGAGCGGAAGCAGCGGCGCATGTGCCGCCGGGACCCGGGTGTGGCGGAGACACTGGTGGAAGCGGTCAGCATGAGCGCCCTCGAGTGCCAGTACCAGTTCCGCTTTGAGCGCTGGAACTGCACCCTAGAGGGCCGCTACCGGGCCAGCCTGCTCAAGCGAG GCTTCAAGGAGACTGCCTTCCTCTACGCCATCTCCTCAGCTGGCCTGACCCACGCTCTGGCCAAGGCCTGCAGCGCAGGCCGCATGGAGCGCTGTACCTGTGATGAAGCCCCTGACCTGGAGAACCGGGAGGCCTGGCAGTGGGGTGGCTGCGGAGACAACCTTAAGTACAGCAGCAAGTTCGTCAAGGAGTTCCTGGGCCGGCGGTCGAGCAAGGACCTGCGTGCCCGTGTGGATTTCCACAACAACCTCGTGGGTGTGAAG gtGATCAAGGCTGGGGTGGAGACCACGTGCAAGTGCCATGGTGTGTCAGGTTCCTGTACTGTGCGGACGTGCTGGCGGCAGCTGGCACCCTTCCATGAGGTGGGCAAGCGCCTGAAGTACAAGTATGAGACAGCGCTCAAGGTGGGCAGCACCACCAACGAGGCTGCTGGTGAGGCAGGCGCCATTTCACCACCCAGGGGCCGGGCCTCGGGCACAGGTGGTGACCCGCTACCCCATACACCAGAGCTTGTGCACCTGGATGACTCACCCAGTTTCTGCCTGGCCGGCCGCTTCTCCCCAGGCACTGCTGGCCGCAGGTGCCATCGCGAGAAGAACTGCGAGAGCATCTGCTGTGGGCGAGGCCACAACACACAGAGCCGAGTGGTGACACGGCCCTGTCAGTGCCAGGTGCGCTGGTGCTGCTACGTGGAGTGCAGGCAGTGCACACAGCGGGAGGAGGTCTACACCTGCAAGGGCTAG